One window of the Acinonyx jubatus isolate Ajub_Pintada_27869175 chromosome A2, VMU_Ajub_asm_v1.0, whole genome shotgun sequence genome contains the following:
- the ASIC3 gene encoding acid-sensing ion channel 3 isoform X5, with the protein MKPHPGPEEARRLASDIRVFASSCTMHGLGHVFGPGGLTPRRGLWAAAVLLSLAAFLYQVAERVRYYGEFHHETALDERESHRLTFPAITLCNINPLRRSRLTPNDLHWAGPALLGVEPAEHAAFLRALGRPPAPPGFMPSPTFDMARLYARAGHALEEMLLDCRYRGWPCGPENFTVIFTRMGQCYTFNSGADGAELLTTPKGGMGNGLEIMLDVQQDEYLPVWRDMEETPFEVGVRVQIHSQEEPPTIDQLGFGAAPGYQTFVSCQQQRLSFLPPPWGDCSSAPLDPDFEPEPSGPLGPPSPSPGPQAPYSLMGCRLACEARYVARKCGCRMMHMPGGAPVCSPQQYKDCADPALDAMLRKDACTCPNPCASTRYAKELSMVRIPSRAAARYLARKHNRSEAYIVENVLVLDIFFEALNYETVEQKKAYEVSELLGDIGGQMGLFIGASLLTILEILDYLCEVFQDRVLGYFWNRKHSQRHSSTNLLQEGLGSHGTQVPHLSLGPSAVVWVSPGPPPLPVPSPRLCLPPTAPATSSHGSRPGICVFRAAP; encoded by the exons ATGAAGCCCCATCCTGGGCCAGAGGAGGCCCGGCGGCTAGCTTCGGACATCCGCGTGTTCGCCAGCAGCTGCACGATGCATGGGCTGGGCCACGTCTTCGGCCCTGGGGGCCTGACGCCTCGCCGAGGGCTCTGGGCCGCAGCCGTGCTCCTGTCGCTGGCCGCCTTCCTCTACCAGGTGGCTGAGAGGGTGCGCTACTATGGGGAGTTCCACCATGAGACAGCCCTGGACGAGCGCGAAAGCCACCGGCTCACCTTCCCCGCCATCACCCTGTGCAACATCAACCCACTGCGCCGCTCGCGCCTCACGCCCAACGACCTGCACTGGGCCGGGCCCGCGCTGCTGGGCGTGGAGCCCGCTGAGCATGCCGCCTTCCTGCGCGCCCTGGGccggccccccgcgccccccggcTTCATGCCCAGTCCCACCTTCGACATGGCTCGACTGTACGCCAGGGCCGGACACGCCCTGGAGGAAATGCTGCTGGATTGCCGCTACAGAGGCTGGCCGTGCGGTCCCGAGAACTTCACCGTG ATCTTCACCCGGATGGGTCAGTGCTACACCTTTAATTCTGGCGCGGATGGGGCAGAACTGCTCACCACTCCCAAGGGCGGCATGGGCAACGGGCTGGAAATCATGCTGGATGTGCAGCAGGATGAGTATCTGCCCGTGTGGAGGGACATGG AGGAGACCCCGTTCGAGGTGGGGGTCCGAGTGCAGATCCACAGCCAGGAGGAGCCGCCCACCATCGACCAGCTGGGCTTCGGGGCAGCCCCCGGCTACCAGACCTTCGTGTCCTGCCAGCAACAGCGA CTGAGCTTCCTGCCACCACCCTGGGGTGACTGCAGCTCCGCACCTCTGGACCCCGACTTTGAGCCGGAACCTTCTGGTCCCCTAggtcctcccagccccagcccaggcccccaaGCCCCCTATAGTCTGATGGGGTGTCGCCTGGCCTGTGAGGCCCGCTATGTGGCTCGAAAGTGTGGCTGCCGAATGATGCATATGCCAG GCGGGGCGCCAGTGTGCAGCCCCCAGCAATACAAGGACTGCGCGGACCCGGCGCTGG ACGCCATGCTGCGGAAGGACGCGTGCACCTGCCCCAACCCCTGCGCCAGCACGCGCTACGCCAAGGAGCTCTCCATGGTGCGGATCCCGAGCCGCGCCGCCGCCCGCTACCTGGCCCGGAAACACAACCGCAGCGAGGCCTACATCGT AGAGAACGTGCTCGTGCTGGACATCTTCTTTGAGGCCCTCAACTATGAGACCGTGGAGCAGAAAAAGGCCTATGAAGTGTCAGAACTgctcg GCGACATTGGGGGCCAGATGGGGCTGTTCATCGGGGCCAGCCTGCTCACCATCCTTGAGATCCTGGACTACCTCTGTGAG GTGTTCCAAGACAGGGTCCTGGGATACTTCTGGAACCGGAAGCACTCCCAAAGGCACTCTAGCACCAATCTG ctTCAGGAAGGGCTGGGCAGCCATGGAACCCAAGTTCCCCACCTCAGCCTGGGCCCCAG TGCAGTGGTCTGGGTCTCAccaggccccccacccctccctgtgcCGTCACCAAGACTCTGTCTGCCTCCCACCGCACCTGCTACCTCGTCACACGGCTCTAGACCTGGCATCTGTGTCTTCCGGGCTGCACCTTGA
- the ASIC3 gene encoding acid-sensing ion channel 3 isoform X2, which produces MKPHPGPEEARRLASDIRVFASSCTMHGLGHVFGPGGLTPRRGLWAAAVLLSLAAFLYQVAERVRYYGEFHHETALDERESHRLTFPAITLCNINPLRRSRLTPNDLHWAGPALLGVEPAEHAAFLRALGRPPAPPGFMPSPTFDMARLYARAGHALEEMLLDCRYRGWPCGPENFTVIFTRMGQCYTFNSGADGAELLTTPKGGMGNGLEIMLDVQQDEYLPVWRDMEETPFEVGVRVQIHSQEEPPTIDQLGFGAAPGYQTFVSCQQQRLSFLPPPWGDCSSAPLDPDFEPEPSGPLGPPSPSPGPQAPYSLMGCRLACEARYVARKCGCRMMHMPGGAPVCSPQQYKDCADPALDAMLRKDACTCPNPCASTRYAKELSMVRIPSRAAARYLARKHNRSEAYIVENVLVLDIFFEALNYETVEQKKAYEVSELLGVCVCVCVCVCVCARARAYPGHPEVWGGVGLAGGCELMGNLVSTGDIGGQMGLFIGASLLTILEILDYLCEVFQDRVLGYFWNRKHSQRHSSTNLLQEGLGSHGTQVPHLSLGPRPPTPPCAVTKTLSASHRTCYLVTRL; this is translated from the exons ATGAAGCCCCATCCTGGGCCAGAGGAGGCCCGGCGGCTAGCTTCGGACATCCGCGTGTTCGCCAGCAGCTGCACGATGCATGGGCTGGGCCACGTCTTCGGCCCTGGGGGCCTGACGCCTCGCCGAGGGCTCTGGGCCGCAGCCGTGCTCCTGTCGCTGGCCGCCTTCCTCTACCAGGTGGCTGAGAGGGTGCGCTACTATGGGGAGTTCCACCATGAGACAGCCCTGGACGAGCGCGAAAGCCACCGGCTCACCTTCCCCGCCATCACCCTGTGCAACATCAACCCACTGCGCCGCTCGCGCCTCACGCCCAACGACCTGCACTGGGCCGGGCCCGCGCTGCTGGGCGTGGAGCCCGCTGAGCATGCCGCCTTCCTGCGCGCCCTGGGccggccccccgcgccccccggcTTCATGCCCAGTCCCACCTTCGACATGGCTCGACTGTACGCCAGGGCCGGACACGCCCTGGAGGAAATGCTGCTGGATTGCCGCTACAGAGGCTGGCCGTGCGGTCCCGAGAACTTCACCGTG ATCTTCACCCGGATGGGTCAGTGCTACACCTTTAATTCTGGCGCGGATGGGGCAGAACTGCTCACCACTCCCAAGGGCGGCATGGGCAACGGGCTGGAAATCATGCTGGATGTGCAGCAGGATGAGTATCTGCCCGTGTGGAGGGACATGG AGGAGACCCCGTTCGAGGTGGGGGTCCGAGTGCAGATCCACAGCCAGGAGGAGCCGCCCACCATCGACCAGCTGGGCTTCGGGGCAGCCCCCGGCTACCAGACCTTCGTGTCCTGCCAGCAACAGCGA CTGAGCTTCCTGCCACCACCCTGGGGTGACTGCAGCTCCGCACCTCTGGACCCCGACTTTGAGCCGGAACCTTCTGGTCCCCTAggtcctcccagccccagcccaggcccccaaGCCCCCTATAGTCTGATGGGGTGTCGCCTGGCCTGTGAGGCCCGCTATGTGGCTCGAAAGTGTGGCTGCCGAATGATGCATATGCCAG GCGGGGCGCCAGTGTGCAGCCCCCAGCAATACAAGGACTGCGCGGACCCGGCGCTGG ACGCCATGCTGCGGAAGGACGCGTGCACCTGCCCCAACCCCTGCGCCAGCACGCGCTACGCCAAGGAGCTCTCCATGGTGCGGATCCCGAGCCGCGCCGCCGCCCGCTACCTGGCCCGGAAACACAACCGCAGCGAGGCCTACATCGT AGAGAACGTGCTCGTGCTGGACATCTTCTTTGAGGCCCTCAACTATGAGACCGTGGAGCAGAAAAAGGCCTATGAAGTGTCAGAACTgctcggtgtgtgtgtgtgtgtgtgtgtgtgtgtgtgtgtgtgtgcgcgtgcacgcgcgTATCCAGGTCATCCAGAAGTCTGGGGAGGTGTGGGCTTGGCAGGTGGCTGTGAGCTGATGGGTAACCTGGTCTCCACAGGCGACATTGGGGGCCAGATGGGGCTGTTCATCGGGGCCAGCCTGCTCACCATCCTTGAGATCCTGGACTACCTCTGTGAG GTGTTCCAAGACAGGGTCCTGGGATACTTCTGGAACCGGAAGCACTCCCAAAGGCACTCTAGCACCAATCTG ctTCAGGAAGGGCTGGGCAGCCATGGAACCCAAGTTCCCCACCTCAGCCTGGGCCCCAG gccccccacccctccctgtgcCGTCACCAAGACTCTGTCTGCCTCCCACCGCACCTGCTACCTCGTCACACGGCTCTAG
- the ASIC3 gene encoding acid-sensing ion channel 3 isoform X4 — protein sequence MKPHPGPEEARRLASDIRVFASSCTMHGLGHVFGPGGLTPRRGLWAAAVLLSLAAFLYQVAERVRYYGEFHHETALDERESHRLTFPAITLCNINPLRRSRLTPNDLHWAGPALLGVEPAEHAAFLRALGRPPAPPGFMPSPTFDMARLYARAGHALEEMLLDCRYRGWPCGPENFTVIFTRMGQCYTFNSGADGAELLTTPKGGMGNGLEIMLDVQQDEYLPVWRDMEETPFEVGVRVQIHSQEEPPTIDQLGFGAAPGYQTFVSCQQQRLSFLPPPWGDCSSAPLDPDFEPEPSGPLGPPSPSPGPQAPYSLMGCRLACEARYVARKCGCRMMHMPGGAPVCSPQQYKDCADPALDAMLRKDACTCPNPCASTRYAKELSMVRIPSRAAARYLARKHNRSEAYIVENVLVLDIFFEALNYETVEQKKAYEVSELLGDIGGQMGLFIGASLLTILEILDYLCEVFQDRVLGYFWNRKHSQRHSSTNLLQEGLGSHGTQVPHLSLGPRPPTPPCAVTKTLSASHRTCYLVTRL from the exons ATGAAGCCCCATCCTGGGCCAGAGGAGGCCCGGCGGCTAGCTTCGGACATCCGCGTGTTCGCCAGCAGCTGCACGATGCATGGGCTGGGCCACGTCTTCGGCCCTGGGGGCCTGACGCCTCGCCGAGGGCTCTGGGCCGCAGCCGTGCTCCTGTCGCTGGCCGCCTTCCTCTACCAGGTGGCTGAGAGGGTGCGCTACTATGGGGAGTTCCACCATGAGACAGCCCTGGACGAGCGCGAAAGCCACCGGCTCACCTTCCCCGCCATCACCCTGTGCAACATCAACCCACTGCGCCGCTCGCGCCTCACGCCCAACGACCTGCACTGGGCCGGGCCCGCGCTGCTGGGCGTGGAGCCCGCTGAGCATGCCGCCTTCCTGCGCGCCCTGGGccggccccccgcgccccccggcTTCATGCCCAGTCCCACCTTCGACATGGCTCGACTGTACGCCAGGGCCGGACACGCCCTGGAGGAAATGCTGCTGGATTGCCGCTACAGAGGCTGGCCGTGCGGTCCCGAGAACTTCACCGTG ATCTTCACCCGGATGGGTCAGTGCTACACCTTTAATTCTGGCGCGGATGGGGCAGAACTGCTCACCACTCCCAAGGGCGGCATGGGCAACGGGCTGGAAATCATGCTGGATGTGCAGCAGGATGAGTATCTGCCCGTGTGGAGGGACATGG AGGAGACCCCGTTCGAGGTGGGGGTCCGAGTGCAGATCCACAGCCAGGAGGAGCCGCCCACCATCGACCAGCTGGGCTTCGGGGCAGCCCCCGGCTACCAGACCTTCGTGTCCTGCCAGCAACAGCGA CTGAGCTTCCTGCCACCACCCTGGGGTGACTGCAGCTCCGCACCTCTGGACCCCGACTTTGAGCCGGAACCTTCTGGTCCCCTAggtcctcccagccccagcccaggcccccaaGCCCCCTATAGTCTGATGGGGTGTCGCCTGGCCTGTGAGGCCCGCTATGTGGCTCGAAAGTGTGGCTGCCGAATGATGCATATGCCAG GCGGGGCGCCAGTGTGCAGCCCCCAGCAATACAAGGACTGCGCGGACCCGGCGCTGG ACGCCATGCTGCGGAAGGACGCGTGCACCTGCCCCAACCCCTGCGCCAGCACGCGCTACGCCAAGGAGCTCTCCATGGTGCGGATCCCGAGCCGCGCCGCCGCCCGCTACCTGGCCCGGAAACACAACCGCAGCGAGGCCTACATCGT AGAGAACGTGCTCGTGCTGGACATCTTCTTTGAGGCCCTCAACTATGAGACCGTGGAGCAGAAAAAGGCCTATGAAGTGTCAGAACTgctcg GCGACATTGGGGGCCAGATGGGGCTGTTCATCGGGGCCAGCCTGCTCACCATCCTTGAGATCCTGGACTACCTCTGTGAG GTGTTCCAAGACAGGGTCCTGGGATACTTCTGGAACCGGAAGCACTCCCAAAGGCACTCTAGCACCAATCTG ctTCAGGAAGGGCTGGGCAGCCATGGAACCCAAGTTCCCCACCTCAGCCTGGGCCCCAG gccccccacccctccctgtgcCGTCACCAAGACTCTGTCTGCCTCCCACCGCACCTGCTACCTCGTCACACGGCTCTAG
- the ASIC3 gene encoding acid-sensing ion channel 3 isoform X3, producing MKPHPGPEEARRLASDIRVFASSCTMHGLGHVFGPGGLTPRRGLWAAAVLLSLAAFLYQVAERVRYYGEFHHETALDERESHRLTFPAITLCNINPLRRSRLTPNDLHWAGPALLGVEPAEHAAFLRALGRPPAPPGFMPSPTFDMARLYARAGHALEEMLLDCRYRGWPCGPENFTVIFTRMGQCYTFNSGADGAELLTTPKGGMGNGLEIMLDVQQDEYLPVWRDMEETPFEVGVRVQIHSQEEPPTIDQLGFGAAPGYQTFVSCQQQRLSFLPPPWGDCSSAPLDPDFEPEPSGPLGPPSPSPGPQAPYSLMGCRLACEARYVARKCGCRMMHMPGKELVGAEAGVQVRRRGLGAAPEAVSSPTTPGGAPVCSPQQYKDCADPALDAMLRKDACTCPNPCASTRYAKELSMVRIPSRAAARYLARKHNRSEAYIVENVLVLDIFFEALNYETVEQKKAYEVSELLGDIGGQMGLFIGASLLTILEILDYLCEVFQDRVLGYFWNRKHSQRHSSTNLLQEGLGSHGTQVPHLSLGPRPPTPPCAVTKTLSASHRTCYLVTRL from the exons ATGAAGCCCCATCCTGGGCCAGAGGAGGCCCGGCGGCTAGCTTCGGACATCCGCGTGTTCGCCAGCAGCTGCACGATGCATGGGCTGGGCCACGTCTTCGGCCCTGGGGGCCTGACGCCTCGCCGAGGGCTCTGGGCCGCAGCCGTGCTCCTGTCGCTGGCCGCCTTCCTCTACCAGGTGGCTGAGAGGGTGCGCTACTATGGGGAGTTCCACCATGAGACAGCCCTGGACGAGCGCGAAAGCCACCGGCTCACCTTCCCCGCCATCACCCTGTGCAACATCAACCCACTGCGCCGCTCGCGCCTCACGCCCAACGACCTGCACTGGGCCGGGCCCGCGCTGCTGGGCGTGGAGCCCGCTGAGCATGCCGCCTTCCTGCGCGCCCTGGGccggccccccgcgccccccggcTTCATGCCCAGTCCCACCTTCGACATGGCTCGACTGTACGCCAGGGCCGGACACGCCCTGGAGGAAATGCTGCTGGATTGCCGCTACAGAGGCTGGCCGTGCGGTCCCGAGAACTTCACCGTG ATCTTCACCCGGATGGGTCAGTGCTACACCTTTAATTCTGGCGCGGATGGGGCAGAACTGCTCACCACTCCCAAGGGCGGCATGGGCAACGGGCTGGAAATCATGCTGGATGTGCAGCAGGATGAGTATCTGCCCGTGTGGAGGGACATGG AGGAGACCCCGTTCGAGGTGGGGGTCCGAGTGCAGATCCACAGCCAGGAGGAGCCGCCCACCATCGACCAGCTGGGCTTCGGGGCAGCCCCCGGCTACCAGACCTTCGTGTCCTGCCAGCAACAGCGA CTGAGCTTCCTGCCACCACCCTGGGGTGACTGCAGCTCCGCACCTCTGGACCCCGACTTTGAGCCGGAACCTTCTGGTCCCCTAggtcctcccagccccagcccaggcccccaaGCCCCCTATAGTCTGATGGGGTGTCGCCTGGCCTGTGAGGCCCGCTATGTGGCTCGAAAGTGTGGCTGCCGAATGATGCATATGCCAGGTAAGGAGCTGGTGGGGGCGGAGGCGGGGGTCCAGGTACGGCGAAGGGGCCTGGGAGCTGCTCCTGAAGCGGTCTCCTCCCCCACCACGCCAGGCGGGGCGCCAGTGTGCAGCCCCCAGCAATACAAGGACTGCGCGGACCCGGCGCTGG ACGCCATGCTGCGGAAGGACGCGTGCACCTGCCCCAACCCCTGCGCCAGCACGCGCTACGCCAAGGAGCTCTCCATGGTGCGGATCCCGAGCCGCGCCGCCGCCCGCTACCTGGCCCGGAAACACAACCGCAGCGAGGCCTACATCGT AGAGAACGTGCTCGTGCTGGACATCTTCTTTGAGGCCCTCAACTATGAGACCGTGGAGCAGAAAAAGGCCTATGAAGTGTCAGAACTgctcg GCGACATTGGGGGCCAGATGGGGCTGTTCATCGGGGCCAGCCTGCTCACCATCCTTGAGATCCTGGACTACCTCTGTGAG GTGTTCCAAGACAGGGTCCTGGGATACTTCTGGAACCGGAAGCACTCCCAAAGGCACTCTAGCACCAATCTG ctTCAGGAAGGGCTGGGCAGCCATGGAACCCAAGTTCCCCACCTCAGCCTGGGCCCCAG gccccccacccctccctgtgcCGTCACCAAGACTCTGTCTGCCTCCCACCGCACCTGCTACCTCGTCACACGGCTCTAG
- the ASIC3 gene encoding acid-sensing ion channel 3 isoform X1, producing the protein MKPHPGPEEARRLASDIRVFASSCTMHGLGHVFGPGGLTPRRGLWAAAVLLSLAAFLYQVAERVRYYGEFHHETALDERESHRLTFPAITLCNINPLRRSRLTPNDLHWAGPALLGVEPAEHAAFLRALGRPPAPPGFMPSPTFDMARLYARAGHALEEMLLDCRYRGWPCGPENFTVIFTRMGQCYTFNSGADGAELLTTPKGGMGNGLEIMLDVQQDEYLPVWRDMEETPFEVGVRVQIHSQEEPPTIDQLGFGAAPGYQTFVSCQQQRLSFLPPPWGDCSSAPLDPDFEPEPSGPLGPPSPSPGPQAPYSLMGCRLACEARYVARKCGCRMMHMPGKELVGAEAGVQVRRRGLGAAPEAVSSPTTPGGAPVCSPQQYKDCADPALDAMLRKDACTCPNPCASTRYAKELSMVRIPSRAAARYLARKHNRSEAYIVENVLVLDIFFEALNYETVEQKKAYEVSELLGVCVCVCVCVCVCARARAYPGHPEVWGGVGLAGGCELMGNLVSTGDIGGQMGLFIGASLLTILEILDYLCEVFQDRVLGYFWNRKHSQRHSSTNLLQEGLGSHGTQVPHLSLGPRPPTPPCAVTKTLSASHRTCYLVTRL; encoded by the exons ATGAAGCCCCATCCTGGGCCAGAGGAGGCCCGGCGGCTAGCTTCGGACATCCGCGTGTTCGCCAGCAGCTGCACGATGCATGGGCTGGGCCACGTCTTCGGCCCTGGGGGCCTGACGCCTCGCCGAGGGCTCTGGGCCGCAGCCGTGCTCCTGTCGCTGGCCGCCTTCCTCTACCAGGTGGCTGAGAGGGTGCGCTACTATGGGGAGTTCCACCATGAGACAGCCCTGGACGAGCGCGAAAGCCACCGGCTCACCTTCCCCGCCATCACCCTGTGCAACATCAACCCACTGCGCCGCTCGCGCCTCACGCCCAACGACCTGCACTGGGCCGGGCCCGCGCTGCTGGGCGTGGAGCCCGCTGAGCATGCCGCCTTCCTGCGCGCCCTGGGccggccccccgcgccccccggcTTCATGCCCAGTCCCACCTTCGACATGGCTCGACTGTACGCCAGGGCCGGACACGCCCTGGAGGAAATGCTGCTGGATTGCCGCTACAGAGGCTGGCCGTGCGGTCCCGAGAACTTCACCGTG ATCTTCACCCGGATGGGTCAGTGCTACACCTTTAATTCTGGCGCGGATGGGGCAGAACTGCTCACCACTCCCAAGGGCGGCATGGGCAACGGGCTGGAAATCATGCTGGATGTGCAGCAGGATGAGTATCTGCCCGTGTGGAGGGACATGG AGGAGACCCCGTTCGAGGTGGGGGTCCGAGTGCAGATCCACAGCCAGGAGGAGCCGCCCACCATCGACCAGCTGGGCTTCGGGGCAGCCCCCGGCTACCAGACCTTCGTGTCCTGCCAGCAACAGCGA CTGAGCTTCCTGCCACCACCCTGGGGTGACTGCAGCTCCGCACCTCTGGACCCCGACTTTGAGCCGGAACCTTCTGGTCCCCTAggtcctcccagccccagcccaggcccccaaGCCCCCTATAGTCTGATGGGGTGTCGCCTGGCCTGTGAGGCCCGCTATGTGGCTCGAAAGTGTGGCTGCCGAATGATGCATATGCCAGGTAAGGAGCTGGTGGGGGCGGAGGCGGGGGTCCAGGTACGGCGAAGGGGCCTGGGAGCTGCTCCTGAAGCGGTCTCCTCCCCCACCACGCCAGGCGGGGCGCCAGTGTGCAGCCCCCAGCAATACAAGGACTGCGCGGACCCGGCGCTGG ACGCCATGCTGCGGAAGGACGCGTGCACCTGCCCCAACCCCTGCGCCAGCACGCGCTACGCCAAGGAGCTCTCCATGGTGCGGATCCCGAGCCGCGCCGCCGCCCGCTACCTGGCCCGGAAACACAACCGCAGCGAGGCCTACATCGT AGAGAACGTGCTCGTGCTGGACATCTTCTTTGAGGCCCTCAACTATGAGACCGTGGAGCAGAAAAAGGCCTATGAAGTGTCAGAACTgctcggtgtgtgtgtgtgtgtgtgtgtgtgtgtgtgtgtgtgtgcgcgtgcacgcgcgTATCCAGGTCATCCAGAAGTCTGGGGAGGTGTGGGCTTGGCAGGTGGCTGTGAGCTGATGGGTAACCTGGTCTCCACAGGCGACATTGGGGGCCAGATGGGGCTGTTCATCGGGGCCAGCCTGCTCACCATCCTTGAGATCCTGGACTACCTCTGTGAG GTGTTCCAAGACAGGGTCCTGGGATACTTCTGGAACCGGAAGCACTCCCAAAGGCACTCTAGCACCAATCTG ctTCAGGAAGGGCTGGGCAGCCATGGAACCCAAGTTCCCCACCTCAGCCTGGGCCCCAG gccccccacccctccctgtgcCGTCACCAAGACTCTGTCTGCCTCCCACCGCACCTGCTACCTCGTCACACGGCTCTAG